One genomic window of Clostridium taeniosporum includes the following:
- a CDS encoding dihydroorotase — protein sequence MELLIKNARIIDAIQDFHGDIYIKDGLINEIGKEINKENVEILDCKENILMPSFVDTHAHFRDPGLTWKEDLKSGSKSALRGGYTGVCLMANTKPICSSREVVEYVRNKSKELDLIDIHQCISVTHNFDGKTLEHLNEFKNDNEVRAISDDGIGISNSNTMLEAMKIAKENNWVLMSHAESSEFSKVDMRIAENMMTIRDVELAKLTGAHLHMCHVSTKEALRYIIDAKNKGINITLEITPHHIGLTKEINDYRVNPPIREKEDVEEIIKAIKLGMIDTIGTDHAPHTLEEKAKGSPGMVGLETAFSICYTKLVKENNISLNELSKLMSLNPSNLLKMNKGKVSIGLDADLVLIDIDKKIKINSQEFASKGMNTPFEGMEYYGEILSTIKGGKIKYKK from the coding sequence GTGGAACTTTTAATTAAAAATGCAAGAATTATAGATGCAATTCAAGATTTTCATGGTGATATTTATATAAAAGATGGATTGATAAATGAAATTGGTAAAGAAATAAATAAAGAAAATGTTGAAATACTTGATTGTAAAGAAAATATATTAATGCCATCATTTGTTGATACACATGCTCATTTTAGAGATCCAGGACTTACATGGAAAGAAGATTTAAAAAGTGGTTCTAAATCAGCTCTGAGAGGAGGGTATACAGGTGTCTGCTTAATGGCAAATACTAAGCCTATATGTTCGTCAAGGGAAGTAGTGGAGTATGTTAGAAATAAATCAAAAGAATTAGATTTAATTGATATACATCAATGTATTTCAGTAACACATAATTTTGATGGAAAAACTTTAGAACATTTAAATGAATTTAAAAATGATAATGAAGTAAGGGCTATTTCAGATGATGGTATTGGAATATCAAATTCAAATACAATGCTTGAAGCTATGAAAATTGCAAAAGAAAATAATTGGGTACTTATGTCACATGCTGAAAGTTCTGAGTTTTCAAAAGTTGATATGAGAATAGCTGAAAATATGATGACTATTAGAGATGTTGAACTTGCAAAATTAACAGGTGCACATTTACATATGTGTCATGTAAGTACTAAAGAGGCATTAAGATACATTATTGATGCTAAAAATAAAGGTATTAACATTACATTAGAAATAACACCACATCACATAGGTTTAACTAAGGAAATAAATGATTATAGAGTTAATCCACCAATAAGAGAAAAAGAGGATGTAGAAGAGATTATTAAAGCAATTAAATTAGGAATGATAGATACAATAGGAACAGATCATGCACCGCATACATTAGAAGAAAAAGCTAAAGGTTCTCCTGGAATGGTTGGATTAGAAACAGCCTTTTCTATATGCTATACAAAATTAGTAAAAGAAAATAATATTTCATTAAATGAGTTAAGTAAACTTATGTCACTTAATCCATCTAACCTGCTTAAAATGAATAAAGGAAAGGTTAGTATAGGATTAGATGCAGATTTGGTTTTGATAGATATAGATAAAAAGATAAAGATAAATTCACAAGAATTTGCATCAAAAGGTATGAATACACCATTTGAAGGAATGGAGTATTATGGAGAAATACTTTCAACAATAAAGGGTGGAAAAATTAAATATAAGAAATAG
- the pyrF gene encoding orotidine-5'-phosphate decarboxylase has protein sequence MMINIMDKLYGRVEKRGVVCVGLDTSLDYIPNHIKEDKTSSEAIFEFNRQIIDATSDIAACFKVQIAYYEALGLEGLLAYKKTLEYLREKDEIIIADIKRGDIAATAKMYAKAHFEGDFEADFITLSPYMGMDSIEPYIPYLENGKKGVFSLVRTSNKGAEDIEYLDTIIGEKVYHVVGDKLMEMGKNMISKCGYNPLGGVIGCTHVEEGKELRKRFSSMFFLIPGYGAQGGKAQDVAMYLNNGNGGVVNSSRGILLAYKKQNREKDFALCAREEAIRMRDEIRKAVDSL, from the coding sequence ATGATGATTAATATAATGGATAAGCTATATGGTAGAGTTGAAAAAAGAGGAGTCGTGTGTGTTGGATTAGATACCTCGTTAGATTATATACCTAATCATATAAAAGAAGATAAAACATCAAGTGAAGCTATATTTGAATTTAATAGACAAATTATAGATGCTACTTCTGATATAGCAGCGTGTTTTAAAGTTCAAATAGCTTATTATGAAGCTTTAGGATTAGAAGGATTATTAGCTTATAAAAAAACATTGGAATATTTAAGAGAAAAAGATGAAATTATAATAGCAGATATAAAAAGAGGAGACATAGCAGCTACTGCCAAAATGTATGCAAAAGCTCATTTTGAGGGAGATTTTGAAGCGGATTTTATAACCTTAAGTCCTTATATGGGAATGGATAGTATAGAACCATATATCCCATATCTAGAAAATGGTAAAAAAGGTGTGTTTAGCTTAGTTAGGACATCAAATAAGGGAGCAGAAGATATTGAATACTTAGATACTATTATTGGTGAGAAAGTATATCATGTGGTTGGCGATAAACTTATGGAAATGGGAAAAAATATGATTTCAAAATGTGGTTATAACCCATTAGGTGGAGTAATTGGATGTACTCATGTTGAAGAAGGAAAAGAATTAAGAAAAAGATTTAGTTCAATGTTCTTTTTGATTCCTGGATATGGAGCTCAAGGTGGTAAGGCACAAGATGTAGCGATGTATTTAAATAATGGGAATGGTGGAGTTGTGAATTCATCAAGAGGAATATTACTTGCTTATAAAAAACAAAATAGAGAAAAAGATTTTGCATTGTGTGCAAGAGAAGAAGCTATAAGAATGAGAGATGAAATAAGAAAAGCGGTAGACAGTCTTTAA
- the pyrB gene encoding aspartate carbamoyltransferase produces MIKNKHLVDPMDFTVEELEEIFNLAHEIILDPRKFSHVCDGKILATLFYEPSTRTRFSFEAAMMRLGGKILGFSEPNSSSTSKGETLSDTIKMVSIYTDIIAMRHPKEGAAKVASLYSSVPIINAGDGGHQHPTQTLTDLLTIEMLKKGLNNHTIGICGDLKYGRTVHSLIKAMSRYKGNKFLLISPKELRIPDYIREEILKKNNIEFLEVERLEEAIDNIDILYMTRIQKERFFNEKEYLRLRDSYILNKEKMNLAKEDMIVMHPLPRVNEITCEVDNDKRAAYFKQAEYGMYVRMALMAKLLGVL; encoded by the coding sequence ATGATAAAAAACAAACATTTAGTAGATCCAATGGATTTTACAGTAGAAGAATTAGAAGAGATCTTTAATTTAGCTCATGAGATAATTTTGGATCCTAGAAAATTTTCACATGTATGTGATGGAAAAATATTAGCAACATTATTTTATGAACCAAGTACAAGAACTAGATTTAGTTTTGAAGCTGCTATGATGAGACTTGGTGGAAAAATTCTTGGCTTCTCTGAGCCTAATTCATCATCAACATCAAAAGGTGAAACTTTATCTGATACAATAAAAATGGTATCAATTTATACAGACATAATAGCAATGAGACATCCTAAAGAGGGTGCAGCTAAAGTAGCAAGTCTTTATTCAAGTGTTCCAATTATTAATGCAGGAGATGGTGGTCATCAACATCCAACTCAAACTCTTACTGATTTATTAACAATAGAAATGCTTAAAAAAGGTTTAAATAATCACACAATTGGTATATGTGGTGATTTAAAATATGGAAGAACTGTTCATTCCTTAATAAAAGCAATGTCTAGATATAAAGGTAATAAATTCTTACTTATTTCCCCAAAAGAATTAAGAATACCAGATTATATAAGAGAAGAAATACTTAAAAAGAATAATATTGAGTTTTTAGAAGTAGAAAGATTAGAAGAAGCTATAGATAATATAGATATATTATATATGACTAGAATTCAAAAAGAGAGATTTTTTAATGAAAAAGAATACTTAAGATTAAGAGATAGTTATATTTTAAATAAAGAAAAAATGAATTTAGCAAAAGAAGATATGATAGTTATGCATCCACTTCCAAGAGTAAACGAAATTACATGTGAAGTTGATAATGATAAAAGAGCGGCATATTTTAAACAGGCTGAATATGGAATGTATGTAAGAATGGCATTAATGGCTAAACTTTTGGGGGTGTTATAA
- a CDS encoding undecaprenyl-diphosphate phosphatase: protein MGLDFLFILKAIIIAIVEGITEFVPVSSTGHMILASDLINFRGEFVKMFEIVIQLGAILAVVVLYWKKIKDSVIEFFAYIFTGGKKGEVGFKFGINVLIGSIPAGVIGILFYSKIKALFKPQAVVVAFIVGGILLIVIENIFRKKRHAVKNIDKITPMQSIKVGLFQVLSMWPGMSRSASTIMGGWVAGLSTPVAAEFSFFLAIPAMVGSSAKDLFEFDFSLMNLNTWVALIVGFIVAFIVSLVVMEGFVAYLKKKPMRVFAVYRVIAGIVFAILMYKGIVTPHL, encoded by the coding sequence ATGGGATTAGACTTTTTGTTCATACTTAAAGCAATTATTATAGCAATAGTTGAAGGTATTACTGAATTTGTTCCTGTATCATCAACGGGGCATATGATACTTGCATCAGATTTAATTAATTTCCGAGGGGAATTTGTTAAGATGTTTGAAATTGTAATACAATTAGGAGCAATACTTGCAGTTGTAGTATTATATTGGAAAAAGATAAAAGATAGTGTTATTGAATTCTTTGCATATATATTTACAGGTGGAAAAAAAGGTGAAGTTGGATTTAAATTTGGAATAAATGTTTTAATAGGATCAATACCAGCAGGGGTAATAGGGATATTATTTTATAGTAAAATAAAAGCTTTATTTAAACCTCAAGCTGTAGTTGTTGCATTTATAGTTGGTGGTATTTTGTTAATAGTAATAGAAAATATATTTAGAAAAAAAAGACATGCTGTTAAGAATATTGATAAAATAACTCCAATGCAATCTATAAAAGTTGGATTATTTCAAGTATTATCAATGTGGCCTGGAATGTCAAGAAGTGCATCCACAATTATGGGTGGTTGGGTAGCTGGGCTTTCAACACCAGTCGCAGCAGAATTTTCATTCTTTTTAGCAATTCCAGCTATGGTTGGATCATCAGCAAAAGATCTTTTTGAATTTGATTTTTCACTTATGAACTTAAATACTTGGGTTGCTTTAATTGTAGGGTTTATAGTAGCGTTTATAGTTTCATTAGTAGTAATGGAAGGATTTGTTGCTTACTTAAAGAAGAAGCCTATGAGAGTATTTGCAGTATATAGAGTGATTGCAGGTATAGTATTTGCAATACTTATGTATAAAGGAATAGTAACACCACATTTATAG
- a CDS encoding aspartate carbamoyltransferase regulatory subunit translates to MLEITSLKNGLVIDHIEAGMGIKIFNYLGLDKSNYSVALIINAKSEILGKKDIIKIENCKELDYTILGLLSPSITINEVENEKIIGKIKPKLPIKVNNILKCKNSRCITQDEKYVAHSFVLLDKEKGTYRCEYCDEITKLSEV, encoded by the coding sequence ATGTTAGAAATTACAAGTTTGAAAAATGGATTAGTTATAGATCATATTGAAGCAGGTATGGGAATAAAAATATTTAACTATTTAGGACTGGATAAAAGCAATTATAGTGTTGCCTTAATAATTAATGCAAAAAGTGAAATACTAGGCAAGAAGGACATAATAAAAATAGAAAACTGCAAAGAATTAGATTATACAATATTAGGATTACTTTCACCAAGCATAACTATAAACGAAGTTGAAAATGAAAAAATAATAGGTAAGATAAAACCTAAATTACCTATCAAGGTAAACAACATATTAAAATGTAAAAATTCAAGATGTATAACTCAAGACGAAAAATATGTGGCTCATTCTTTTGTACTATTAGATAAAGAAAAAGGTACTTACAGATGTGAATATTGTGATGAAATAACAAAACTATCTGAAGTTTAA